A single genomic interval of Daucus carota subsp. sativus chromosome 1, DH1 v3.0, whole genome shotgun sequence harbors:
- the LOC108212472 gene encoding cytochrome P450 716B1, whose product MTIYFTTLFFIIFPIILFIFIRRKSARSSRLPPGSLGIPFIGQSLTLLSKMRSNTADKWVQERVQKYGPVSKLSLFGSPTVFLHGPAANKFIFSTSTSIISNQQTASIKMILGECNLFELSSEDHKRVRSALVPFLKPESLKRYTGKMDTEFRNHLKMYWEGKDQVTVLPLMKTLTFNIICSLLFGLESGPKKEKLIRLFQEMIEGMWSIPINLPFTNYNRSLRASAEVKQLVKELVCEKRIDLNLKGASSNQDLITSLLSVRDENNKEIISENEIVHNVMLIMVAGHDTSSVVITFLMRLLANNTEVYKSVLQEQENIAKDKSSGELLTWDDLVKMKYTWRVTQELLRVIPPVFGGFRKALKDIEYGGYLIPKGWQIFWATNMTHMDSTIFEEPSKFEPARFENQASIPPYCYIPFGGGARVCPGYEFARIEILVAIHYLVTRFTWELCCSDDSFKRDPMPVPTQGLPVKLIPKKV is encoded by the exons ATGACAATTTATTTCACAACTCTTTTCTTCATCATTTTCCCCATCATTCTCTTCATATTTATCCGGAGAAAAAGCGCAAGATCATCACGGCTTCCTCCAGGCTCACTTGGCATCCCCTTCATCGGCCAAAGCCTCACTCTTCTCAGCAAAATGAGGTCCAACACAGCCGACAAATGGGTTCAAGAAAGAGTCCAAAAATACGGTCCAGTCTCGAAACTAAGCCTGTTTGGCTCCCCCACTGTTTTTTTGCATGGACCGGCTGCCAACAAGTTTATTTTTAGTACTAGTACTAGCATCATCAGTAACCAGCAGACAGCATCAATAAAGATGATTTTGGGCGAGTGCAATCTTTTTGAGCTCAGTAGCGAAGATCATAAGCGTGTCAGGTCCGCGCTTGTGCCCTTCTTGAAGCCGGAATCTTTGAAGAGATATACTGGAAAGATGGATACTGAGTTTAGGAATCACCTTAAGATGTACTGGGAAGGCAAGGACCAGGTCACG GTATTGCCATTGATGAAGACGCTCACATTCAACATTATTTGCTCTTTACTCTTTGGACTTGAGTCAGGACCGAAAAAAGAAAAACTGATCAGGCTTTTTCAAGAAATGATTGAGGGAATGTGGTCGATCCCCATTAATCTACCATTTACAAATTACAACAGGAGCCTAAGGGCGAGTGCAGAGGTCAAGCAATTGGTGAAAGAACTTGTATGTGAAAAGAGAATTGATCTTAATTTGAAGGGTGCTTCATCCAACCAAGACCTTATCACTAGCCTGCTCAGTGTTCGCGATGAAAACAACAAAGAAATTATCTCAGAAAATGAGATTGTTCACAATGTCATGCTTATCATGGTCGCGGGACATGACACTTCCTCTGTCGTGATCACTTTTCTGATGCGACTTCTGGCCAATAACACTGAGGTGTATAAATCTGTTCTTCAAG AACAAGAAAATATTGCAAAGGACAAGTCGTCGGGGGAGCTTCTGACCTGGGATGACCTTGTTAAGATGAAGTACACATGGAGAGTAACTCAGGAACTACTAAGAGTAATTCCTCCTGTATTTGGAGGCTTTAGGAAGGCACTAAAGGACATCGAATATGGTGGTTATCTCATTCCAAAAGGATGGCAG ATATTCTGGGCAACAAACATGACTCACATGGACAGTACTATATTTGAGGAGCCATCAAAGTTTGAGCCTGCAAGATTTGAGAACCAAGCTTCTATTCCTCCATACTGCTATATTCCATTTGGAGGAGGAGCTCGTGTATGCCCGGGTTATGAGTTTGCAAGGATTGAAATCCTGGTGGCAATACATTATTTGGTCACCAGATTTACATGGGAATTGTGCTGCAGCGACGACTCCTTCAAAAGAGATCCAATGCCAGTGCCTACTCAGGGTCTTCCTGTCAAGCTAATACCAAAGAAAGTATAG
- the LOC108205516 gene encoding uncharacterized protein LOC108205516, whose translation MNPSMSSFFFFLSLICFLTLLPCPIISARPASTLAAASPVDLLTKACSLAPNKDLCQQTINSAKDKPKKDLNDLAFIAFEAASIASTSNAEFVSQKLEDIEESEEPDDVVVTQSFQDCQEQYQGMNDEVDDAVSALATRRRDDDGKIETWLKDSIVAVETCQKSATGKGQKTDELTGMNQKLLELLNNAMAVFQVLKQN comes from the coding sequence ATGAATCCATCAATGTCaagtttctttttcttcttgtctCTCATTTGCTTCTTGACCCTTCTCCCCTGTCCCATTATATCGGCCCGGCCCGCCTCCACCTTAGCCGCGGCCTCTCCGGTTGACCTGCTCACAAAAGCTTGCTCTCTTGCACCCAACAAGGATCTATGCCAACAGACAATCAATTCAGCGAAAGACAAACCGAAGAAAGACCTGAATGATCTTGCTTTTATAGCCTTTGAAGCTGCCTCCATTGCCTCCACCTCAAATGCTGAATTTGTTTCTCAAAAACTCGAGGACATTGAGGAATCGGAGGAGCCTGATGACGTTGTAGTTACACAAAGCTTTCAAGATTGCCAAGAACAGTATCAAGGCATGAACGATGAGGTTGATGATGCGGTCAGCGCTTTGGCTACCAGAAGAAGAGACGATGATGGAAAGATAGAAACTTGGTTAAAGGATTCCATTGTTGCCGTTGAGACGTGCCAGAAGAGTGCCACAGGGAAGGGTCAAAAAACTGATGAGCTTACCGGCATGAATCAAAAACTTTTAGAGTTGCTGAATAATGCCATGGCAGTTTTTCAAGTTCTTAAGCAAAACTAG
- the LOC108205517 gene encoding large ribosomal subunit protein eL18y, with protein MGIDLIAGGKSKRTKRTAPRSDDIYLKLIVKLYRFLVRRTGSKFNAVILKRLFMSKTNKPPMSLSRLIRFMTGKEDKIAVIVGTITDDVRVHEIPCMKVTALRFTETARARIEKAGGECLTFDQLALRAPLGQNTVLLRGPKNSREAVKHFGKAPGVPHSHSKPYVRSKGRKFEKARGKRNSRGFRV; from the exons ATG GGTATTGATTTGATAGCTGGAGGTAAGAGCAAGAGGACCAAGAGGACTGCTCCTAGATCTGATGATATCTACCTAAAGCTCATTGTCAag CTTTATCGATTTTTGGTGAGGAGGACTGGGAGCAAGTTCAATGCTGTGATATTGAAGAGGCTCTTTATGAGCAAAACCAACAAGCCTCCGATGTCTTTGTCCCGGTTGATTCGGTTCATGACCGGAAAG GAGGACAAGATTGCTGTTATTGTTGGTACCATCACTGATGATGTTCGGGTGCATGAAATTCCCTGCATGAAAGTAACAGCTTTGAGGTTCACCGAAACTGCCAGAGCAAGAATTGAGAAAGCAGGAGGTGAATGCTTGACATTTGACCAGCTCGCTCTTAGGGCCCCTCTTGGGCAGAACACG GTACTTCTTAGAGGCCCTAAGAATTCCCGTGAAGCGGTTAAGCACTTTGGCAAGGCTCCTGGTGTGCCACACAGTCACAGCAAGCCATATGTTCGATCAAAGGGAAGGAAATTTGAAAAGGCCAGAGGAAAAAGAAACAGCAGGGGCTTTAGGGTTTGA